The following is a genomic window from Terriglobia bacterium.
GATGAGCGCGCACTGTACCAGCGCGGTGCGCGCCAGCTTGTTGCCCTGCTTGGTGATGCGCCCGGAGCGTTCCGTTTGGTTGGAGTTCTGTACTCTTGGCACCAGGCCGAAATACGCAGCCAGCTTGCCGGGATTGTCGAAGTCATCGATACGCCCGATGGCGCTCAACAGCACCGCTGCGCTGACCGGGCCGATGCCCTTGATGCTCATCAGGTTTTCGTGGCCAGCCAGCTTTGGCCCTTCTTCTTCGATCAGCTCCTCCAGCTCGGCGATGCTGCCGGTGAGAGAACGAATCTGCGCGACCAGAACCCGCGCCTCCGCCGCTACGATCGGCGAGAGCGGCAGCGCCAGCACACGATCCAGGGCCTTGTTGCTGGACAGTGCTTCTTTCTTCAGGTTGATCCCTTCGGCGGAAAGCAGGTTGTTGATCTTGGCCTTCAGCGCCGACCGCTGCTTCACCAGCAGATCGCGCGTCTGCGCCAGATGTGCCATATTTCTTTGGTTCGGCTCTTTCATTCGCACCTCCGGCAACAAGTCTTTCGCCAGATACAACGCCAGCAATTCGGCGTCGTTCTTGTCGGTCTTCTTCACCGACTGGCTGATCACCTTGAACTGGGCTGGGTTCACGACCGCCACCCGCGCCACATGCTCGATAACTGCGTCATGGAACAGCCGCGTGCTGCCGGTGGCTTCCACGGCGATCTCATCGTCTTTCCTTAGCTGTGCGGCGAACAGCTTCAG
Proteins encoded in this region:
- a CDS encoding IS110 family transposase, with the protein product MKRYLGVDLHRTQFTVCTRLENGRTYLRQWPMRELKLFAAQLRKDDEIAVEATGSTRLFHDAVIEHVARVAVVNPAQFKVISQSVKKTDKNDAELLALYLAKDLLPEVRMKEPNQRNMAHLAQTRDLLVKQRSALKAKINNLLSAEGINLKKEALSSNKALDRVLALPLSPIVAAEARVLVAQIRSLTGSIAELEELIEEEGPKLAGHENLMSIKGIGPVSAAVLLSAIGRIDDFDNPGKLAAYFGLVPRVQNSNQTERSGRITKQGNKLARTALVQCALIAKRYSSFLQQFYQRIQRRRGGGKANIALARKFLGVIYYTLKNNWVFEDFPNFVLAP